One genomic segment of Anticarsia gemmatalis isolate Benzon Research Colony breed Stoneville strain chromosome Z, ilAntGemm2 primary, whole genome shotgun sequence includes these proteins:
- the LOC142986131 gene encoding GATOR complex protein NPRL2-like isoform X1, translating to MQVEQHLNVLSQLDYEDEANSNLGLMSAKMMETRYYEGCGREGPIRCMFLGEFHPVAGPKISCQFPEDYISKEVFDSISAYIIPKPQIQRCTMTINALGHKIVGYPIRIDNPRYERNVYLFNLCFVCDSWSKTVQYEPVVKKLGEHLTIMEEETRFVSGGSNKLPTLLAHLLHDLNTYRKATLVEGETVMHLKVLEVRKDPPPVYDHDVPVLVASVGMPRPGRPRRTTPPEGSEAIQSQEHLDVEDEEPFEVDMEADWDLTTRQLLPYIDGYNHVSKISADANVEKTLVKSCIQNLVYYGAVTLIPVVKFSNMYRATPNLSRLFSDIELQKSCLAFITNGSDAKEKPTISDVLEILCALQQGTTLRAVCERFATPSGLTFDIRRLVVYAQLHGLIKCLKRYPVFIRNSLRSNGFNTRVEPVVGLRRLFNGRHCCDEICCLARIDLTTLDQIIEDDPNVAIIWR from the exons ATGCAAGTGGAACAACACCTAAACGTACTCAGCCAGTTAGACTATGAGGACGAAGCTAACAGTAACTTAGGCTTGATGTCTGCAAAAATGATGGAAACCCGTTATTACGAGGGTTGCGGACGAGAAGGCCCTATTCGCTGCATGTTTCTCGGCGAATTCCATCCTGTGGCTGGTCCGAAGATATCTTGTCAG TTCCCCGAAGACTACATATCAAAGGAGGTTTTTGATTCCATTAGTGCATACATCATTCCTAAACCACAGATCCAGAGATGCACTATGACAAT CAATGCCTTGGGACACAAGATAGTCGGTTACCCCATACGGATAGATAACCCGAGATACGAGCGCAACGTCTACCTTTTCAACTTGTGCTTTGTCTGCGACAGTTGGTCTAAAACTGTGCAGTATGAGCCAGTAGTGAAGAAACTTGGGGAGCACCTG ACTATAATGGAGGAGGAGACTCGCTTCGTGTCAGGTGGATCGAACAAGCTGCCTACGCTGCTGGCTCATTTGCTACATGATCTCAATACCTACCGCAAAGCAACTTTAGTTG AAGGTGAGACGGTGATGCATCTGAAAGTGCTGGAAGTCCGCAAAGACCCTCCCCCGGTGTACGACCACGATGTCCCTGTCCTCGTAGCGTCCGTCGGTATGCCCCGCCCTGGTCGTCCGCGCCGCACCACGCCCCCCGAAGGTTCCGAAGCTATACAGAGCCAGGAGCACTTGGATGTGGAGGATGAAGAGCCGTTTGAAGTCGATATGGAGGCTGATTGGGATCTTACTACTAGACAG CTCCTGCCGTACATCGATGGCTACAACCACGTGTCCAAGATATCAGCCGACGCCAACGTTGAGAAGACGCTGGTCAAGTCGTGTATACAGAACCTGGTCTACTATGGAGCG GTGACATTGATCCCTGTAGTGAAGTTCAGCAACATGTACCGCGCGACGCCGAACTTGAGCAGATTGTTCAGCGACATCGAGCTTCAGAAGTCCTGTCTCGCTTTCATCACCAATGGAAGCGATGCTAAAGAGAAG cCGACAATTTCCGATGTGCTAGAGATTCTGTGCGCGTTGCAGCAAGGTACCACGCTGCGTGCTGTGTGTGAACGATTCGCCACCCCTTCCGGCCTCACGTTCGATATACGACGACTTGTCGTCTACGCTCAACTGCATGGCCTCATTAAGTGTCTCAAacg GTATCCGGTTTTCATCCGCAACTCACTCCGAAGCAACGGCTTCAACACCCGCGTGGAGCCCGTCGTAGGCCTCCGCCGGCTGTTCAACGGCCGGCACTGTTGCGATGAGATCTGCTGTCTAGCGCGCATCGACCTCACCACCCTCGACCAGATCATCGAAGACGACCCTAATGTTGCCATCATTTGGAGGTAG
- the LOC142986131 gene encoding GATOR complex protein NPRL2-like isoform X2 — MTINALGHKIVGYPIRIDNPRYERNVYLFNLCFVCDSWSKTVQYEPVVKKLGEHLTIMEEETRFVSGGSNKLPTLLAHLLHDLNTYRKATLVEGETVMHLKVLEVRKDPPPVYDHDVPVLVASVGMPRPGRPRRTTPPEGSEAIQSQEHLDVEDEEPFEVDMEADWDLTTRQLLPYIDGYNHVSKISADANVEKTLVKSCIQNLVYYGAVTLIPVVKFSNMYRATPNLSRLFSDIELQKSCLAFITNGSDAKEKPTISDVLEILCALQQGTTLRAVCERFATPSGLTFDIRRLVVYAQLHGLIKCLKRYPVFIRNSLRSNGFNTRVEPVVGLRRLFNGRHCCDEICCLARIDLTTLDQIIEDDPNVAIIWR; from the exons ATGACAAT CAATGCCTTGGGACACAAGATAGTCGGTTACCCCATACGGATAGATAACCCGAGATACGAGCGCAACGTCTACCTTTTCAACTTGTGCTTTGTCTGCGACAGTTGGTCTAAAACTGTGCAGTATGAGCCAGTAGTGAAGAAACTTGGGGAGCACCTG ACTATAATGGAGGAGGAGACTCGCTTCGTGTCAGGTGGATCGAACAAGCTGCCTACGCTGCTGGCTCATTTGCTACATGATCTCAATACCTACCGCAAAGCAACTTTAGTTG AAGGTGAGACGGTGATGCATCTGAAAGTGCTGGAAGTCCGCAAAGACCCTCCCCCGGTGTACGACCACGATGTCCCTGTCCTCGTAGCGTCCGTCGGTATGCCCCGCCCTGGTCGTCCGCGCCGCACCACGCCCCCCGAAGGTTCCGAAGCTATACAGAGCCAGGAGCACTTGGATGTGGAGGATGAAGAGCCGTTTGAAGTCGATATGGAGGCTGATTGGGATCTTACTACTAGACAG CTCCTGCCGTACATCGATGGCTACAACCACGTGTCCAAGATATCAGCCGACGCCAACGTTGAGAAGACGCTGGTCAAGTCGTGTATACAGAACCTGGTCTACTATGGAGCG GTGACATTGATCCCTGTAGTGAAGTTCAGCAACATGTACCGCGCGACGCCGAACTTGAGCAGATTGTTCAGCGACATCGAGCTTCAGAAGTCCTGTCTCGCTTTCATCACCAATGGAAGCGATGCTAAAGAGAAG cCGACAATTTCCGATGTGCTAGAGATTCTGTGCGCGTTGCAGCAAGGTACCACGCTGCGTGCTGTGTGTGAACGATTCGCCACCCCTTCCGGCCTCACGTTCGATATACGACGACTTGTCGTCTACGCTCAACTGCATGGCCTCATTAAGTGTCTCAAacg GTATCCGGTTTTCATCCGCAACTCACTCCGAAGCAACGGCTTCAACACCCGCGTGGAGCCCGTCGTAGGCCTCCGCCGGCTGTTCAACGGCCGGCACTGTTGCGATGAGATCTGCTGTCTAGCGCGCATCGACCTCACCACCCTCGACCAGATCATCGAAGACGACCCTAATGTTGCCATCATTTGGAGGTAG
- the LOC142986139 gene encoding proton-coupled amino acid transporter-like protein acs, with amino-acid sequence MTPENNGVQVSAISGNIVPYQCQDVKVITGEETSGPGSSSESSTNGNGSSNGTTSSTTGTNGSNVMNIYSLFHKIHLEDPEEVDRSKNKKTDKEAEPVDGHHQVSHPTSYSDTLLHLFRGNIGSGLLAMGDAFKNGGIIFAPIMTILLGVICVHAQHILLNCSDIMQKINGSSKHPGFAHTVYLVFAHGPHNLRKFAKPMKVIVNAFLCITQLGFCCIYIVFIANNIKLIADAYQVYFELSIHMVFVVVPVLVACMIRNLKYLTPLSTMANLFMGVGLAIILYKAAQDLPPISERNYIASIHQLPLFFGTAVYAFEGIGLVLPLKNEMRNREEFQKPFGVLNVGMVVVGTIFITVGFLGYLRWGEDVGGSVTLNLDSTETMSKVVQSLISLAILFTYPLQFYVPVAITWPAIRKRFATDCTHFKELMYRAFLVLVTYVLAETIPNLGLFISLVGAVSSTALALVIPPLIELVHTCTTIEGVSKFMWVKNIFIMSVGMFVFLTGTYQSIAAIVYAFSG; translated from the exons aGTTATCACCGGGGAGGAAACTTCGGGCCCCGGCTCCAGCAGTGAGAGTAGTACAAATGGGAATGGGAGTAGTAACGGTACTACTTCAAGCACTACCGGGACCAATGGGTCTAATGTGATGAACATCTATTCGCTGTTCCACAAGATACACCTCGAAGACCCTGAGGAGGTGGATCGCTCCAAGAACAAAAAGACGGATAAGGAAGCCGAGCCAGTTGATGGCCATCATCAGGTGTCGCACCCCACATC CTACTCCGACACCCTTCTTCACCTCTTCCGCGGTAACATCGGTTCCGGCCTGCTTGCTATGGGAGATGCTTTCAAGAACGGAGGGATCATCTTTGCTCCGATCATGACCATCCTTCTCGGCGTCATCTGCGTTCACGCCCAGCATATCCTG CTGAACTGCTCCGACATCATGCAAAAGATTAACGGCAGCTCAAAGCACCCAGGATTCGCCCATACTGTTTACTTGGTTTTCGCTCACGGCCCCCATAACCTCAGGAAATTCGCTAAGCCCATGAAGGTCATAGTTAACGCATTCCTGTGCATTACCCAGCTGGGCTTCTGCTGCATTTATATCGTATTTATCGCAAACAATATTAAACTG atTGCTGATGCCTATCAAGTTTACTTTGAGCTGTCTATTCACATGGTGTTTGTGGTAGTACCTGTACTGGTGGCATGCATGATTCGAAACCTCAAGTACCTGACTCCTCTTTCCACCATGGCTAACCTCTTCATGGGTGTCGGTCTGGCCATCATCCTTTACAAGGCTGCGCAGGATCTTCCTCCCATCAGCGAGAGGAATTATATCGCTAGCATTCACCAACTGCCCCTGTTCTTTGGAACCGCTGTCTATGCTTTCGAGGGCATCGGACTG GTGCTGCCCCTCAAGAATGAAATGCGCAACCGGGAAGAGTTCCAGAAGCCGTTTGGTGTTTTGAACGTGGGTATGGTGGTTGTTGGCACAATCTTCATAACGGTGGGCTTCCTCGGATACCTTCGCTGGGGAGAAGACGTTGGCGGTAGCGTTACATTGAACTTGGACTCGACTGAGAC CATGAGCAAGGTGGTCCAGTCGCTCATCTCGCTGGCGATTCTCTTCACCTACCCGCTGCAGTTCTACGTGCCCGTCGCCATCACCTGGCCAGCCATCCGCAAGCGTTTCGCTACCGACTGTACCCACTTCAAGGAGCTGATGTACCGCGCCTTCTTGGTTCTGGTCACTT ACGTCCTGGCTGAAACCATTCCCAACTTGGGCCTGTTCATCTCCCTGGTCGGCGCCGTGAGCAGCACCGCCCTTGCGCTAGTCATACCGCCCTTGATTGAGCTCGTCCACACTTGCACCACCATCGAAGGGGTCTCCAAGTTCATGTGGGTCAAGAATATATTCATCATGTCCGTGGGAATGTTCGTGTTCCTGACTGGCACCTACCAGAGCATTGCGGCCATCGTGTATGCCTTCAGTGGCTAA